The genomic DNA GCGTGCGACCTCCGGGCTTCCCGGGCGACGGCGGGCGGGCCGGGTCACCCCTTCTTCCCAGTCGGCCTTGCCCGTCTCCTCATCTCGCAAGTGGGCCGGGATAAGGCACCTCGAAGTGGAGCGTGACCGTATCGCCGCCCGAATCGCCTGCCTTCAGCGCAACCTGAGCGCTCTGAAACGGTATCTGGAGATCGTGCGCCCGCCCCAGAAACGGACAGTCCCTGGTCGTGAACTTGCACCTCTCTCAGGGACAGGAACAGGGCGATGGGAAGACCTCGAAACGCTCTGTCTCAGCGAAGACCTGGAGCCGTGGCGTCTCACGGCAGCGACCCTGATCTCGCTCATGGGCCACGAGAAGCCGTCCACAGATGCGGCTTGGAGTGAGGTCCTCAGCGTACGATGTTCTCCCCCGGTCAGGCACCAGAGTCCCTTTTCAGGGAGGCACCCGCACGCATGTTGATCTTCGAGACCCTGCTCGGACTCCTGCTGGGAGCGACCATTCTGTCCGTCGTCGCCCGGCGGCTGAACATCCCCTATCCCACCCTCCTCGCTGTGGGGGGGGCGGTCGTTGCGTTCCTACCGGGTGCGCCCCGCTTCGACCTGCCGCCCGAACTGATCCTGGCGGTGTTTGTCGCCCCTGTCCTGCTCGATGCGGCCTACGACACCTCGCTGCGCGACCTGCGGGACAACTGGCAGGCGGTCTTATCGCTGGTCGTGGTGGCCGTTGGCCTGACGACCGTTGCCGTGGCCTTCACCGCCCGGCTGTTCTTCCCCGACGTTCCCTGGGCCGCAGCGATTGCACTTGGGGCCCTGCTCGCACCCCCGGACGCCGTGGCAGCGCTGGCCGTGATGCGGCAAGTCAACCCGCCCTACCGCCTGCGCAAGATTCTGGAGGGCGAGAGCCTGCTCAACGACGCCTCCGCCCTGCTGATCTACACCCTGGCGGTCGGGGCCGTCATCAGTGGAAGCTTCAGTGTTGTGGGCGCGTTGCCGACCTTCGCCCTGGTCGTGTTCGGCAGCGTCGCGGTGGGCTGGCTGCTCACCTGGCCAGTCACGTGGCTGATCGGGCACATTGACGACGCGCCCACATCGGTCATCGTCCAGTTCGTGCTCACCTTCGGGGTGTGGCTCCTCGCCGAGAGGTTGGGCCTCTCTCCCGTGGTCACCGTGGTCGTCTTCGGGCTGACGACGGCCAGGCAGTCGGGCATGTCCGCACGGCTGAGGGTGCCCAG from Deinococcus sp. HSC-46F16 includes the following:
- a CDS encoding sodium:proton antiporter; translated protein: MLIFETLLGLLLGATILSVVARRLNIPYPTLLAVGGAVVAFLPGAPRFDLPPELILAVFVAPVLLDAAYDTSLRDLRDNWQAVLSLVVVAVGLTTVAVAFTARLFFPDVPWAAAIALGALLAPPDAVAALAVMRQVNPPYRLRKILEGESLLNDASALLIYTLAVGAVISGSFSVVGALPTFALVVFGSVAVGWLLTWPVTWLIGHIDDAPTSVIVQFVLTFGVWLLAERLGLSPVVTVVVFGLTTARQSGMSARLRVPSFAVWDAVTFVLNVLAFTLIGLQLGPILEALSGAELRRSLVAALVILAVVILVRLVWALSYALSRGRRRSSDTHPAQPSTAPLRAKNGLVIGWSGMRGIVTLATALALPDEFPSRDFIQLTAFVVVLGTLVIQGLTLRPLLTVLRLPQDTTVETELRLARGGALKAALRALEGDDSEAAGRLRLEYQADLGLVRDGGDPHDAPDNVLRQRVVDASRRALAEIRRTGKIGDDAYHLVEEELDWLELSARSASAPA